AGGAAAAATCCAAACTTGTATTACTTCCATATATGTACGAAGAACAGTAAGGCAAAATAATAAGCAATATAGGGTGAAAATGATGGAAAATATAGAACCGATCCATTTTCCAAAGCTCGTTGTATGAATGCTAATTAAATCTCCATCTTTTTCTAACATTTTTAGCATGCAAAATAGTACAATATGAGTTGCAATGCCTGCTATGATTAGAGAAATCCAAGCATCATAACCAGCATTTTTTAAAATTACACGTTGATACCCTAAAATTCCTATTCCGATTTGAAGAGAATGTAATAAAACAAATGCAAAATATGGAGAGACAGTTTTTGTTTTATTTAATGTATGCATTGTTTATTTCACCTCACTATTCACCGATTCCAGATTGTACAATGTTAATATCTAAATTTATATCCACAGCTACATTTGGATACATATTTCGGATTTGTTTTATATTCCATTTTCTCGTATGGCTTCTAATTTCATCGCGTACTCCTAAAGGATCAATTCTCTTTTCTTGAAATTGTTTTATTAACTCTTCGCAGTCTTTTTCAACATTTCGTTCAATTTGTTTTTTTATATAAGTGATATTTGTTTTCTTTCTTAAATCAATCCAATTAGGAGAATTTTTAATCAATCCATTTAATTTTAAATGGATTTTTACTTTTGGTATGTCACCAGTTTGATCAATCTCATACTTACTTTTCCCGGCTAAGTTTTGTATGACCACCATACCTTTATGTTTATTCTTTTTTATCGCTGCTTCGTAGCGTCCATTTTTTGTAGGATTAATTAGTAGTTTTGCTAAAACAGAATGTCTTTTATCTGTATACATAACAACTTTATCACCTCTTAAAAAAGCAAGCCCTTTGACAGCAACAGAATGATTATCGCCCATTTTAATATAAGGGACATAGGCATCACATACCGAAGAGTAGTAATTATATAAAAAAACATTTAATTCAGTTTGTGGAATGTTCTCATTTCTTATATTTTGCTCGAGTAAATCAGCAATATATAATGACCCATTTTGTTTGCCATAATTTAAAAGTTCTTCAGCTGATCCATCTACAATTGCTAGTTGTACATCACGCCCGATATTTGGATCACGTTGTAAGTTAGTAATAATCTCCCCCATTCCTTGTTCTCCTAAATCTTTTCCAAATAGAACGACACGCATTTGACCTACAACAACATTGTGAGGGGATTTCGCATTTAATCGTGAAGCGATTGTTTCAAGTGAGCGAGCAGATGTTGATTGAGTTTCTGGCTTAGACTTTACACCATGTGTATACTCTGGAAATAAGATCGTTCCTTGGAATCTTTTATTTTTTGTAATGTCAAATCCAGCAACATGAATAATACGCTGCGTATCCACTACATACGTTTGTGTACAGCCAGTTTGTAGAACAAAAAAGATTATAATAAGGAGCAATAAGAGTTTTTTCATTCATTATCACCATCACGTTTTTGCTTCGCTTTGTTTGGATTATAGCGCCATTTAGATTTTGGTCTAAGGAAAGAAGGCCTTTGTGCAGTTTGGCTAAACGGTAAACGGAGAAAACCTTCCGCTGTACCTAAACCACGAAATGGATATAAAGGTAATAAATAAGGTGATCCAAGTGATTTTAATTTAATTAAATGAGCTAAAATAAACACAAACCCGACGATAAGACCTAATCCACCAAATGCACCAGCTAAAAGAATAAGCGGAAATCGTAACAACCGAATAGTAGAAGACATTTTTACAGTCGGCGTTGTGAAAGATGCAAGAGCGGATAAAGCAACTGCAATTAATAAAATCGTACTTGTTAAAGCGGCTTCAACAGATGCTTGCCCAATTACAATCCCTCCAACAATACCAATTGTTTGGCCGACTTTTGTCGGCAAACGTGCTCCTGCTTCACGAAGCAATTCGATTGTAATTTCTAAAAAGAGTGCTTCTAGAATAGGTGGGAAAGGTACGTTCGCTCTCGAGAAAATAATAGGTCCTAGTAAGTCAGCAGGAATCATTTGATAGTGATACGTTAAAGCCGCTGTATAAATAGCGGATGAAAAAAGAGAAAACATGGCTCCGAAAAAACGAATAACGCGAAAGAACGATCCAATCATCCACGGTAAATAATAATCTTCTGGTGAAATGAAAAAATCTAGTAACGTTGTCGGTCCTGATAAAGCATATGGAGAGCCATCTGTTAAAATTAAAACTTCCCCGTTAATTAAAGCAAATACTGCTCGGTCTAATCGTTCTGTAGGTAATAGAACAGGGAATGGTGAATTGCTATTATCACTAATAAATTGCTCAATCATAGTTGCATCAAATGGGACATCAAAGTCAATGTCTTCTAGCCGTTGTATTGCAGTGTTGATAAATTGTTCATTTGTAACGCCTTCTATATAAGCAACTGCTACTTTCGTTTTTGACATAGATCCGACGGTAACGTCTTTAAAAATGAGTTGCTCCGTTACAATATTTCGGCGTAATAAGTGTATATTTGTATCAAGGTTTTCAACGAAACCGATTTTAGGTCCAATTACGCTATACTCATTTTCTGTATCGTTATATAATCGTGTTCCTAAAACAGTACTTTCGGCACGAATTAAAGCATATTGATCGGGATTCGAATTGCTTTTTAAGCGTACTAAAATATATCCACCTAATAATTTCTCACGAATATCATCAATAGAGGGAGAGGTAATAATATCTTCAATGGAGACAATATTACATAGGTCAGAGATATTTTGAATATGTTCTGATTCCTTTTTCATAGGAGTTAAAATAAACTGTTTAATAATAAGTGCTTCCACGACAGATTTATAATAAAACAAGCATAATGTTTCATCTTCAAGTACGTTATAAGAGACAAAATCGCTAGATTCTTTCATGGTTTTTATAAATTCTGGAATAGAACAAATTGTTTTTGTACTAGTCTTTTTGGATTTCTTAGATGATAAACCGAACATTTTCTCACCCCTAACATATATCATTTACTTGTGTTAGTTTTTGGGAAAGACGGGAATTTATACTTGAAAATTGAAAGTTCATAAAGAAAAGGAAGAGTAGTGAATAACTCTTCCTTTTGGCGTATTAATTTGTTTTCTTTTCTTTCATAGACTTGACTAATTTAATCATTTCAGCTCGTATATCTTCTTTTTTTACATTTAATTTTTCGGCAATCTGTTTCATATCCATTCCGTCTTTTTTCATTTTTAGTACATCGTCAAGAGGAGTATTACTTTTTTGAGAGATGATTGTTAATACTGTGAGCTGACGTAATCCGATATTGTATTCTTTCATCTTTTGTTTTAGTCTGTCTGGTGTAGATTTTTGCATATTTGCTAATTCCTGCAGTAGTGCTTTTTTTGTTTCTTTATTCATATGATGCTTTTTCAATTTACTTGGATCTACACCGAAATGCTCTGCTGTTTTCTCCCAAGATTTATTTTGTTTATAGTAAGCTAAAACGTCTTTAATTTCTTTTTTACTCATTCTTGCAATGTGAGCAGCTTTCCAAATTTCATGTTTGTTATAGCCGAGTTTTTCGAGCGACTGCATTTCTTCTTCTGAAATTGGTTTATGATGATGGAATGTTACTTTTTTTGGCGTGGTAGCGGAAGCGGGGAAGGTAGATATCCCACATAATAATGCTGCCATAGTCATACTTACTGCGATTTTTTTGTACATATAAATTCCTCCTAGATGGATAATGTGGAAAACTGTACACATATCATTTCCATAAAATGTGAAATACTTGTGAACAAATCAAGTTTTTTTATTCACAGTATGAAATGACATTTTTAAAAGTTTTCCAACATAAAACATTGATTAATAGTAAAAAACTAAGGTATAATCGAAATTGAAAATCAATATCAATGATAAACGTATACATATAGATAAAAATAAGGGAGAGAAAAATATGACTACATATACTTCCATCGCAAATGTGATTAAAGAAAGACGTTCTGTTCGTACATTTACAGATAAAGCAGTAGATAAAGAGTTATTAATTGAACTATTAAACGACGCAACATGGGCACCGAATCATAAACACCGTGAACCATGGAATTGTAAATTATACATTGGAGAAGGACGTCAGAAATTAGTGGACGCAGTATTAAACTCTTTCACAGAAGAAGAAAGAGCGAAACGCGGTAAAATTTTATCAGATCGTTTCTTAAGCACACCTGCACAAATCGTTGTGTATATAAATGAAGATCCTCGTCAAATTCAACGTGACGAAGATTACGCTGCAACATGCGCATTTATGCAAAACTTCCAACTTCTTGCTTGGGAACGTGGATTAGGTTGTGTTTGGAAATCAGGTGGATTAAACTACAATCCATTATTTATAGAAGGACTTGGTTTAACAAGAGGTCAACGCATCGTTGGAATTCTTCACCTTGGCTATTTCGATAAAGCACCAGAAGGAAAAGCTCGTACGCCGATTACGGAGAAGATGGAGATTATTGAAGGTTAATAGATGAGACATTCTCGTTTTTATGAGGATGTCTTTTTATTATGCAATCAATCCTCATGAAAGCTTGTTCTCAATCATACACTTTCTTAAGGGAAAGTGTAAGGAGGGAAAATAATGAGAGCAAGTGACGATAAAGCACTGCAATATGCGATTGCGGAAATTACGGAAATTGCGACTGGATTTGGGCTTGATTTTTATCCGATGCGTTATGAAATATGTCCAGCGGAAATTATTTATACATTTGGTGCATATGGGATGCCTACGAGATTTTCACATTGGAGTTTTGGAAAACAGTTTTTCAGAATGAAATTACAATATGATTTAGGTCTTAGTAAAATATACGAACTCGTTATTAACTCTGATCCATGTTATGCCTTTTTATTAGATACAAACTCGTTAATTCAAAATAAATTAATTGTAGCGCACGTTTTAGCACATTGTGATTTCTTTAAAAATAATATTCGTTTTTCAAATACGAAGCGAGATATGGTAGAAAGTATGTCAGCGACAGCTGAACGGGTGAAAGCGTATGAGCATAAGTACGGAAAGGCAGAAGTAGAAACATTTTTGGATGCCGTACTTGCTATTCAAGAGCATATTGATCCGTCGCTTATGCGTCCGAAACTTGCGTGGAGTATTGAAGATTTAGAAGAGGATGTGGAAAAGAAAAAGATATCACAGTACGATGATTTATGGAATTTAGATGATCGAAACAAAAAGAGAGAACGACCTAATATGCATAAAAAGAAGAAAATTCCGCCGCAACCAGAAAAAGACTTACTCCTCTTTATTGAAGAATATAGCCGCGAGCTAGAAGAGTGGCAGCGAGATATATTAACGATGATGCGTGAGGAAATGCTGTATTTCTGGCCGCAGCTTGAAACGAAGATTATGAATGAAGGCTGGGCATCATATTGGCATCAACGTATACTTCGTGAAATGGACTTAACATCTGATGAAGCCATCGAATTTGCAAAATTAAATGCAGGTGTCGTTCAGCCATCAAAAACGAGCATTAATCCATACTACCTCGGTATTAAAATGTTTGAAGATATTGAAGAACGCTACAACAACCCGACAGAAGAAATGAAACGAAGAGGCGTTAAACCAGGATCTGGTCGCGACAAAATGTTTGAAGTACGCGAAATCGAATGGGATGTATCGTTCTTAAGAAACTACTTAAATAAAGATCTCGTAATGAGAGAAGATATGTACTTATTCCAGCGCCAAGGAAAAGAATATAAAGTAATAGATAAAGAGTGGGAGCATGTACGTGATCAACTCGTAAATATGCGTACAAATGGTGGCTTCCCGTACTTAGTAGTAGAAGACGGGGACTACTTAAAGAACGGAGAATTGTACATTAAACATAGTTACGAAGGGATCGAGCTCGATTTAAAATACTTAGAAAAAGTATTGCCATACCTTCATCAATTATGGGGAAGAACGGTGCATATGGAGTCGATTGTGGAGAGTAAGGGCGTTGTGTTTTCTTATGATGGGAAGATGGTGCATCGGAAGTATGTGTGAAGGAAAGAACGGACATAGAATGCTATGTCTGTTCTTTTTTATTTGGAATAAGGTAAAATATGCTATTCTTGAAAAAGGGGAGTT
This Bacillus paramycoides DNA region includes the following protein-coding sequences:
- a CDS encoding Ger(x)C family spore germination protein — protein: MKKLLLLLIIIFFVLQTGCTQTYVVDTQRIIHVAGFDITKNKRFQGTILFPEYTHGVKSKPETQSTSARSLETIASRLNAKSPHNVVVGQMRVVLFGKDLGEQGMGEIITNLQRDPNIGRDVQLAIVDGSAEELLNYGKQNGSLYIADLLEQNIRNENIPQTELNVFLYNYYSSVCDAYVPYIKMGDNHSVAVKGLAFLRGDKVVMYTDKRHSVLAKLLINPTKNGRYEAAIKKNKHKGMVVIQNLAGKSKYEIDQTGDIPKVKIHLKLNGLIKNSPNWIDLRKKTNITYIKKQIERNVEKDCEELIKQFQEKRIDPLGVRDEIRSHTRKWNIKQIRNMYPNVAVDINLDINIVQSGIGE
- a CDS encoding spore germination protein — encoded protein: MFGLSSKKSKKTSTKTICSIPEFIKTMKESSDFVSYNVLEDETLCLFYYKSVVEALIIKQFILTPMKKESEHIQNISDLCNIVSIEDIITSPSIDDIREKLLGGYILVRLKSNSNPDQYALIRAESTVLGTRLYNDTENEYSVIGPKIGFVENLDTNIHLLRRNIVTEQLIFKDVTVGSMSKTKVAVAYIEGVTNEQFINTAIQRLEDIDFDVPFDATMIEQFISDNSNSPFPVLLPTERLDRAVFALINGEVLILTDGSPYALSGPTTLLDFFISPEDYYLPWMIGSFFRVIRFFGAMFSLFSSAIYTAALTYHYQMIPADLLGPIIFSRANVPFPPILEALFLEITIELLREAGARLPTKVGQTIGIVGGIVIGQASVEAALTSTILLIAVALSALASFTTPTVKMSSTIRLLRFPLILLAGAFGGLGLIVGFVFILAHLIKLKSLGSPYLLPLYPFRGLGTAEGFLRLPFSQTAQRPSFLRPKSKWRYNPNKAKQKRDGDNE
- a CDS encoding nitroreductase family protein, whose amino-acid sequence is MTTYTSIANVIKERRSVRTFTDKAVDKELLIELLNDATWAPNHKHREPWNCKLYIGEGRQKLVDAVLNSFTEEERAKRGKILSDRFLSTPAQIVVYINEDPRQIQRDEDYAATCAFMQNFQLLAWERGLGCVWKSGGLNYNPLFIEGLGLTRGQRIVGILHLGYFDKAPEGKARTPITEKMEIIEG
- the spoVR gene encoding stage V sporulation protein SpoVR, with the translated sequence MRASDDKALQYAIAEITEIATGFGLDFYPMRYEICPAEIIYTFGAYGMPTRFSHWSFGKQFFRMKLQYDLGLSKIYELVINSDPCYAFLLDTNSLIQNKLIVAHVLAHCDFFKNNIRFSNTKRDMVESMSATAERVKAYEHKYGKAEVETFLDAVLAIQEHIDPSLMRPKLAWSIEDLEEDVEKKKISQYDDLWNLDDRNKKRERPNMHKKKKIPPQPEKDLLLFIEEYSRELEEWQRDILTMMREEMLYFWPQLETKIMNEGWASYWHQRILREMDLTSDEAIEFAKLNAGVVQPSKTSINPYYLGIKMFEDIEERYNNPTEEMKRRGVKPGSGRDKMFEVREIEWDVSFLRNYLNKDLVMREDMYLFQRQGKEYKVIDKEWEHVRDQLVNMRTNGGFPYLVVEDGDYLKNGELYIKHSYEGIELDLKYLEKVLPYLHQLWGRTVHMESIVESKGVVFSYDGKMVHRKYV